A genome region from Arthrobacter agilis includes the following:
- a CDS encoding TrmH family RNA methyltransferase, translating to MTDDGRPQAPLMTNTQADRVKEVARLAGRPSRLRRREFLAEGPQAVREALRLHLERREAGREGVVVGAYATAEALDRHPDIAALLDAGAAPVLRQATPEVLAAMSSTVTPQGFVAVCRFVDVPLEDVLAAAPRLVAVLVEVRDPGNAGTIIRAADSAGADAVILTGASVDPYNPKTVRSTVGSLFHLPLVLGIELDGLIERLKGGGMSVLAADGYGAVNLDDLQDARAARLVGTGPGRSAPEGEDPAAATPDPRAADVVPGTDGSIRLEEPSAWLFGNEAQGLPPEITEAADARVAVPVYGHAESLNVGTAATVCLYASARAQRVTRPGPSAAPPSPHDGGPSDR from the coding sequence CAGGCTGATCGGGTGAAGGAGGTGGCTCGCTTGGCCGGGCGTCCGTCGCGTTTAAGGCGCCGCGAGTTCCTCGCCGAAGGGCCCCAGGCGGTGCGTGAGGCGCTACGCCTGCACCTCGAGAGGCGCGAGGCCGGCAGGGAGGGCGTCGTCGTCGGGGCCTATGCCACGGCGGAAGCGCTCGATCGGCACCCCGACATCGCCGCGCTGCTGGACGCCGGCGCCGCGCCGGTCCTCCGGCAGGCGACGCCCGAGGTCCTGGCGGCGATGTCCTCAACCGTGACCCCGCAGGGTTTCGTCGCGGTGTGCAGATTCGTCGACGTCCCGCTCGAGGACGTGCTCGCCGCCGCACCGCGGCTCGTGGCCGTTCTGGTCGAGGTGAGGGATCCGGGCAACGCCGGCACGATCATCCGTGCAGCGGACTCCGCGGGCGCCGACGCCGTCATCCTCACGGGTGCGAGCGTCGATCCCTACAACCCGAAGACGGTGCGCTCCACCGTCGGCTCCCTGTTCCACCTCCCGCTCGTCCTCGGGATCGAGCTGGACGGCCTGATCGAGCGCCTGAAGGGTGGCGGGATGAGCGTGCTCGCCGCGGACGGCTACGGCGCCGTGAACCTCGACGACCTCCAGGACGCGCGGGCGGCCCGCCTCGTGGGAACCGGCCCCGGCCGGTCGGCCCCGGAGGGTGAGGATCCAGCAGCCGCGACGCCGGACCCCCGGGCGGCCGATGTGGTTCCCGGCACGGACGGCAGCATCCGGCTGGAAGAGCCGAGCGCATGGCTCTTCGGCAACGAGGCACAGGGGCTTCCCCCGGAGATCACCGAGGCTGCCGACGCCCGCGTCGCCGTCCCCGTCTACGGGCACGCGGAATCCCTCAACGTCGGCACCGCCGCGACGGTCTGCCTCTACGCCTCGGCCCGGGCGCAGCGCGTCACCCGACCGGGACCGAGCGCCGCTCCGCCCTCTCCCCACGACGGCGGTCCATCCGACCGCTGA
- a CDS encoding MFS transporter: MTASVPPSPSHRLSGRRLTLAIGALAVGGFALGTTEFTIMGLLEDMRADLGVDYDRGGQVISAYALGVVVGAPVLATLGAKKPQRTVALALALVITLANLSSFFASGFGWMLASRFLSGLPHGAYFGVAAVIAASLADPARRGRAISMVMLGLSIANVVGVPFATWVGQQFGWRSMFLLVGLIGAVTVVLIRAFVPALPVRAGASIRAELGALRRPQLWMTLLIGIVGFGGFFAVYSYISPLMTEVAGIGVSLLPFVVALYGVGMVVGNILGGRLADRSIMGSIYGSMAAIAVVLLVFPLAAGTPWSACCFVFLVGASGSTLIPPLQARLLDVSPGAPSLASSMNHSSLNLANALGAALGGAVITAGWGFTAPALAGAVLAVLGLGVALVSGRMDRRRGERAERRSVPVG, translated from the coding sequence ATGACTGCCTCCGTTCCCCCGTCCCCCTCCCACCGGCTGAGCGGCCGGCGGCTGACCCTGGCCATCGGGGCGCTCGCGGTGGGGGGTTTCGCCCTCGGGACCACCGAGTTCACGATCATGGGCCTGCTCGAGGACATGCGCGCCGACCTCGGCGTCGACTACGACCGCGGCGGCCAGGTGATCTCCGCCTACGCGCTCGGCGTGGTCGTCGGAGCGCCGGTCCTCGCCACCCTGGGCGCGAAGAAACCCCAGCGCACTGTCGCGCTCGCCCTGGCGCTCGTCATCACCCTCGCCAACCTGTCCTCGTTCTTCGCCTCCGGCTTCGGGTGGATGCTGGCCTCCCGGTTCCTGTCCGGGCTTCCGCACGGGGCCTACTTCGGCGTCGCCGCGGTGATCGCCGCCTCCCTCGCCGACCCCGCCCGGCGCGGACGCGCCATCTCGATGGTCATGCTGGGGCTGAGCATCGCGAACGTCGTCGGGGTGCCGTTCGCGACGTGGGTCGGCCAGCAGTTCGGCTGGCGCTCGATGTTCCTGCTGGTGGGTCTGATCGGTGCGGTGACGGTGGTGCTGATCCGGGCGTTCGTCCCGGCGCTCCCCGTGCGGGCGGGCGCGAGTATCCGGGCGGAGCTGGGGGCGCTGCGCCGCCCGCAGCTCTGGATGACGCTGCTCATCGGGATCGTTGGTTTCGGCGGGTTCTTCGCCGTCTACTCCTACATCTCTCCGCTGATGACCGAGGTGGCCGGGATCGGGGTGTCCCTGCTGCCGTTCGTCGTCGCCCTGTACGGGGTCGGCATGGTCGTCGGCAACATCCTGGGCGGCCGCCTGGCGGACCGGTCGATCATGGGGAGCATCTACGGGTCCATGGCCGCCATCGCCGTCGTGCTGCTGGTCTTCCCGCTGGCCGCGGGTACGCCCTGGAGTGCGTGCTGCTTCGTCTTCCTGGTAGGTGCCAGCGGCTCCACGCTCATCCCGCCCCTGCAGGCGCGGCTCCTCGACGTCTCCCCCGGCGCGCCCTCGCTCGCGTCGTCCATGAACCACTCCTCGCTGAACCTGGCGAACGCGCTCGGTGCAGCACTCGGAGGTGCCGTCATCACGGCCGGCTGGGGCTTCACCGCCCCTGCGCTGGCGGGGGCCGTCCTCGCCGTCCTCGGGCTCGGTGTGGCCCTCGTCAGCGGTCGGATGGACCGCCGTCGTGGGGAGAGGGCGGAGCGGCGCTCGGTCCCGGTCGGGTGA
- a CDS encoding glutamate--cysteine ligase — MSNGPVDRSSQEYHHVHTLFTRSAARHGSILAHLGGALMRTFGVEEEFLLVDADSGRPVPLGQEAFGLCQDERLTCEIKQEQIETGTHPYDDVNDLAMDIARCRALADETARRVGARAAALATSPHPASPIASPGTRYEEMQDRFAVTASEQLTCGCHVHVGVADDDEGVAVLDRIRAWLPVLLALSSNSPFWNGTDTGYASYRSQAWSRWPMTGPSEIFGTAERYHATVAGLLDTAVPVDLAQIYFDARLSHHHPTVEVRVSDVCLYSDDAVLIALLTRGLVETTAREWRAGQAPLAVPTALVKMASWRAGRFGMDGKLLHPLTGRPEDAESVALALLRYLRPALQDQGDAEIAESLLRQLLARGTGARRQRAALLRRGSLEDVVAEAVRVTHLPRGGIAEHHEAALRPARRAFARAGRGRTAIS, encoded by the coding sequence TTGAGCAATGGCCCTGTCGATCGTTCCTCGCAGGAGTACCACCATGTCCACACCCTCTTCACGCGCAGTGCAGCGCGCCACGGCAGCATCCTCGCCCACCTCGGGGGCGCACTCATGAGGACCTTCGGCGTGGAGGAGGAGTTCCTCCTCGTCGACGCCGACAGCGGCCGCCCCGTGCCCCTGGGCCAGGAGGCGTTCGGCCTCTGCCAGGACGAACGCCTCACCTGCGAGATCAAGCAGGAGCAGATCGAGACGGGGACCCACCCGTACGACGACGTCAACGACCTCGCCATGGACATCGCCCGGTGCCGGGCCCTCGCCGACGAGACGGCCCGGCGGGTCGGTGCCCGGGCTGCGGCCCTCGCCACCTCACCCCACCCGGCGAGCCCGATCGCCTCGCCGGGCACGCGGTACGAGGAGATGCAGGACAGGTTCGCGGTCACCGCCAGCGAGCAGCTCACCTGCGGGTGCCACGTCCACGTCGGTGTGGCCGACGACGACGAGGGCGTGGCGGTCCTGGACCGCATCCGGGCCTGGCTGCCGGTCCTGCTGGCGCTGTCGAGCAACTCGCCCTTCTGGAACGGCACGGACACCGGGTACGCCAGCTACCGGTCGCAGGCCTGGAGCCGCTGGCCGATGACCGGCCCGTCCGAGATCTTCGGGACGGCCGAGCGGTACCACGCGACCGTCGCCGGCCTGCTCGACACGGCCGTTCCGGTCGATCTCGCGCAGATCTACTTCGACGCCCGCCTGAGCCACCACCACCCGACGGTCGAGGTGCGCGTGAGCGACGTCTGCCTGTACTCGGACGACGCCGTGCTGATCGCCCTGCTGACACGGGGGCTCGTCGAGACCACGGCGCGGGAGTGGCGGGCCGGGCAGGCTCCGCTCGCCGTGCCCACGGCCCTCGTGAAGATGGCGTCCTGGCGGGCGGGCAGGTTCGGCATGGACGGCAAGCTGCTGCATCCCCTGACCGGGAGGCCCGAGGACGCCGAATCCGTGGCGCTGGCGCTGCTGCGCTACCTCCGCCCGGCCCTCCAGGACCAGGGCGACGCGGAGATCGCCGAGTCCCTCCTGCGCCAGCTCCTGGCACGCGGCACGGGCGCCCGGCGGCAACGCGCCGCCCTCCTGCGCCGGGGCAGCCTCGAGGACGTCGTCGCCGAGGCCGTCCGGGTGACACACCTGCCACGGGGCGGGATCGCGGAGCACCACGAGGCGGCGCTCCGTCCCGCGCGCAGGGCCTTCGCCAGGGCGGGCCGAGGACGCACAGCGATATCATGA
- a CDS encoding (deoxy)nucleoside triphosphate pyrophosphohydrolase, which produces MTQPAETALRQIVGAAVVDSLRHPTRLLVARRTAPPQFAGMWEFPGGKVEPGEGCEEALLRELDEELGIRVRLGHEVPGPGPQGWPLNATAVMRVWLAEPSAGEAAPLQDHDEVRWVALDSGGELDALPWIPADRPIVDALRALTARLVETARTAAPGPDPS; this is translated from the coding sequence GTGACGCAACCCGCAGAGACCGCGCTCCGCCAGATCGTCGGAGCGGCCGTCGTCGACTCCCTCCGGCACCCCACGCGACTGCTCGTGGCCCGGAGGACGGCGCCCCCGCAGTTCGCCGGGATGTGGGAGTTCCCCGGGGGCAAGGTGGAGCCCGGTGAGGGGTGCGAGGAGGCGCTGCTGCGCGAACTCGACGAGGAACTCGGCATCCGGGTACGGCTCGGCCACGAGGTCCCGGGTCCCGGTCCGCAGGGCTGGCCGCTCAACGCGACGGCGGTGATGCGCGTGTGGCTGGCCGAACCATCGGCCGGCGAGGCGGCGCCCCTGCAGGATCACGACGAGGTGCGCTGGGTGGCCCTGGACTCCGGCGGGGAGCTCGACGCCCTGCCCTGGATCCCCGCCGACCGGCCCATCGTCGACGCACTGCGGGCCCTGACCGCCCGCCTCGTGGAGACGGCTAGAACAGCGGCGCCTGGACCGGACCCGTCATGA
- a CDS encoding Rv2578c family radical SAM protein — translation MRWEGQKLTADDVAPVTPALLPLAGLVRSVQTPEFAGITFHEVTARSVLNRVPPTSSMPFSWTINPFRGCSHACVYCFARKTHSYLDLDTGLDFDAQLVVKINAAEVLARELARPSWAREHVALGTNTDPYQRAEGRYRLMPGIIAALADSGTPFSILTKGTLLARDLPLLKAAAQSVAVGMGISLALVDPVLAEAIEPGTPAPKARLALISRLRDAGLPCGVMAMPILPWLTDGDESLDRLFGELAAAGATGVTAGPLHLRPGSREWFLQWLAAHHPHLVPRYEGLYRGGSYASKEYRDWLAGRIRVFRRKHRLAAGAGFFRNLPTAGQPEPAVPSALMTGPVQAPLF, via the coding sequence ATGCGGTGGGAAGGCCAGAAACTGACAGCGGACGACGTCGCCCCGGTGACGCCGGCCCTGCTGCCCCTGGCAGGACTGGTCAGGAGCGTGCAGACGCCGGAGTTCGCGGGGATCACCTTCCACGAGGTCACCGCCCGATCGGTCCTCAACAGGGTGCCGCCGACGTCGTCCATGCCGTTCTCCTGGACCATCAACCCGTTCCGGGGCTGCTCCCACGCGTGTGTCTACTGCTTCGCCCGCAAGACGCACAGCTACCTCGACCTCGACACGGGGCTGGACTTCGACGCGCAACTCGTCGTCAAGATCAACGCCGCCGAGGTGCTCGCCCGCGAACTGGCCCGCCCCTCCTGGGCGCGGGAGCACGTGGCCCTGGGCACGAACACCGACCCCTACCAGCGGGCGGAGGGCCGGTACCGGCTGATGCCGGGCATCATCGCGGCCCTCGCGGACTCGGGGACGCCGTTCTCCATCCTCACCAAGGGCACGCTGCTGGCACGCGACCTCCCGCTGCTGAAGGCGGCGGCGCAGTCGGTCGCCGTCGGCATGGGGATCTCCCTCGCGCTCGTGGATCCGGTCCTCGCCGAGGCGATCGAGCCCGGAACCCCCGCCCCGAAGGCGCGGCTGGCCCTCATCTCCCGGCTGCGCGACGCCGGCCTGCCCTGCGGCGTCATGGCCATGCCGATCCTCCCCTGGCTCACCGACGGCGACGAATCGCTGGACCGGCTGTTCGGCGAGCTGGCCGCGGCGGGCGCCACCGGCGTCACGGCCGGACCCCTGCACCTGAGGCCGGGCTCACGGGAATGGTTTCTGCAGTGGCTCGCGGCCCATCACCCGCACCTCGTGCCGCGGTACGAGGGGCTCTACCGCGGCGGCAGCTACGCGTCGAAGGAGTACCGGGACTGGCTCGCGGGCAGGATCCGGGTCTTCCGGAGGAAGCATCGGCTGGCGGCGGGCGCCGGGTTCTTCCGCAACCTCCCGACGGCGGGGCAGCCGGAGCCGGCCGTCCCGTCGGCACTCATGACGGGTCCGGTCCAGGCGCCGCTGTTCTAG
- the pcp gene encoding pyroglutamyl-peptidase I: MILLTGFEPFGGESTNPSWLAAEHAADLLRGQGMDAVAVEVPCVFGQSIDALDAALERFQPEIVLCVGQAGGRGSVSVERVAINVDDARIPDNAGRQPIDEPVVPAGPAAYFSSLPVKACREAVAALGIPVEVSQTAGTYVCNHLFYGLMHLLARRDGTRGGFVHVPFSTDQGEAHGQPGLAIERMATALAAIAATTADTRADVRITAGTEH; the protein is encoded by the coding sequence ATGATCCTGCTGACCGGCTTCGAACCCTTCGGGGGAGAATCGACCAACCCGTCCTGGCTGGCGGCCGAGCATGCGGCGGACCTGCTCCGGGGCCAGGGGATGGACGCGGTCGCCGTGGAGGTCCCGTGCGTCTTCGGGCAGAGCATCGACGCGCTGGACGCCGCGCTGGAGCGGTTCCAGCCGGAGATCGTGCTGTGCGTGGGGCAGGCGGGCGGGCGGGGGAGCGTCTCGGTGGAGCGCGTCGCCATCAACGTCGACGACGCCCGCATCCCGGACAACGCCGGGCGGCAGCCCATCGACGAACCCGTCGTGCCGGCCGGGCCCGCCGCATACTTCTCCTCGCTGCCCGTCAAGGCGTGCCGCGAGGCGGTGGCGGCCCTGGGCATCCCGGTCGAGGTGTCGCAGACGGCCGGGACGTACGTCTGCAACCACCTCTTCTACGGACTCATGCACCTCCTCGCCCGGCGGGACGGGACGCGGGGAGGATTCGTCCACGTGCCGTTCTCCACCGACCAGGGCGAGGCGCACGGACAGCCGGGACTCGCCATCGAGCGGATGGCCACGGCCCTCGCGGCGATCGCGGCGACGACGGCGGACACCCGGGCCGACGTGCGGATCACCGCCGGCACCGAACACTGA
- a CDS encoding eCIS core domain-containing protein: MDRRLVPLLNWINLSTPCGLAVARLSGCRVTAGPLGLLLAEGYRRRLPKARAFTVGSVVLLRGTVPPGAPAGFARLLEHEARHARQYAACLGLPFLPAYVAAAGYSLLRTGDPASRNLFERGAGLSDGGYPERPLRPVAGAVRAGARAAVTAVVRGARRR, from the coding sequence ATGGACCGCAGGCTCGTGCCTCTGCTCAATTGGATCAACCTGTCGACGCCGTGCGGCCTCGCGGTGGCCCGCCTCTCGGGGTGCCGCGTCACCGCGGGCCCTCTCGGCCTGCTGCTCGCCGAGGGCTACCGGCGGCGCCTCCCGAAGGCGCGGGCGTTCACGGTGGGCAGCGTGGTGCTGCTCCGGGGCACCGTCCCGCCCGGCGCGCCCGCGGGCTTCGCCCGGTTGCTGGAGCATGAGGCCCGGCATGCCCGCCAGTACGCGGCGTGCCTCGGCCTCCCGTTCCTGCCGGCGTACGTCGCGGCGGCCGGATACTCGCTCCTGCGCACCGGTGACCCGGCGTCGCGTAATCTCTTCGAGCGCGGTGCGGGACTGTCCGACGGCGGCTACCCCGAACGGCCGCTCCGGCCGGTCGCCGGTGCCGTCCGGGCGGGGGCCAGGGCCGCCGTGACCGCGGTCGTGAGGGGCGCCCGGCGGCGGTGA
- the pheS gene encoding phenylalanine--tRNA ligase subunit alpha, with protein sequence MSETPEHTGPDGPDAQVPDPLDASSVAAAVDAALAAIAAAADLDGLKAVRIAHTGEKSPLSLANRGIGALPKEQKSAAGKNIGPARGRINQALAARTVELEAERDARILVEEAVDVTAAPRRRRTGARHPLSTLQERVSDVFVGMGWEIAEGPELESEWFNFDALNFKPDHPAREMQDTFFVEPPEAHLVLRTHTSPVQVRSMLERDLPIYVLCPGKVFRTDELDATHTPVFHQFEGLAIDKGLTMADLVGTLEHFTQQLFGDDARVRLRPNYFPFTEPSAELDIWHPGAKGGPRWIEWGGCGMVNPNVLRATGIDPDVYSGFAFGMGIERALMFRNEVSDMHDMIEGDVRFSEHFGMEI encoded by the coding sequence ATGTCCGAAACCCCAGAGCACACAGGCCCCGACGGCCCCGACGCCCAGGTCCCCGATCCGCTGGACGCCTCGTCGGTCGCCGCCGCCGTGGATGCCGCGCTCGCCGCGATCGCGGCCGCCGCCGACCTCGACGGGCTGAAGGCGGTGCGGATCGCGCACACCGGCGAGAAGTCGCCCCTGAGCCTCGCGAACCGGGGGATCGGCGCCCTGCCGAAGGAGCAGAAGTCGGCCGCCGGCAAGAACATCGGCCCGGCCCGCGGCAGGATCAACCAGGCGCTCGCCGCCCGCACGGTGGAGCTCGAGGCCGAGCGCGACGCGCGGATCCTCGTCGAGGAGGCCGTCGACGTGACCGCGGCCCCGCGTCGCCGCCGGACCGGCGCGCGGCACCCGCTGTCCACCCTGCAGGAGCGGGTCAGCGACGTCTTCGTCGGCATGGGCTGGGAGATCGCCGAGGGGCCGGAGCTCGAGTCGGAATGGTTCAACTTCGACGCCCTGAACTTCAAGCCGGACCACCCCGCCCGCGAGATGCAGGACACCTTCTTCGTGGAGCCACCGGAGGCCCACCTCGTGCTGCGCACGCACACGTCGCCGGTGCAGGTGCGCTCCATGCTCGAGCGTGACCTGCCGATCTACGTCCTGTGCCCGGGCAAGGTGTTCCGCACGGACGAGCTCGACGCCACGCACACCCCGGTGTTCCACCAGTTCGAGGGGCTCGCCATCGACAAGGGCCTCACCATGGCCGACCTCGTGGGCACCCTCGAGCACTTCACGCAGCAGCTGTTCGGCGACGACGCCCGGGTGCGGCTGCGCCCCAACTACTTCCCCTTCACCGAACCGAGCGCGGAACTGGACATCTGGCACCCCGGCGCCAAGGGCGGGCCGCGCTGGATCGAGTGGGGTGGCTGCGGCATGGTCAACCCCAACGTGCTGCGCGCCACCGGGATCGACCCGGACGTCTACTCCGGCTTCGCCTTCGGCATGGGGATCGAGCGGGCACTCATGTTCCGCAACGAGGTCAGCGACATGCACGACATGATCGAGGGCGACGTACGTTTCAGCGAACACTTCGGGATGGAGATCTAG
- the pheT gene encoding phenylalanine--tRNA ligase subunit beta has protein sequence MRIPLSWLREYAAVPADATAEDVMAELVKVGLEEEDVHRPTDELTGPIVVGQVLSLVKEPQSNGKTINWCQVRVVPEGTGQSLTGDGIEPSGVQGIVCGAHNFAEGDKVVVTLPGAVLPGDFRISPRKTYGHVSAGMIASVRELGIGDDHDGILVLSTLGLDPEVGTDAMELLGLYDEAAEINVTPDRGYCFSIRGVAREYAHATGTAFTDPAGAVVVPTAAGAGYPVRLEDTAPIYGTPGCDRFVARTVRGVDPTRPTPPWLSARLRLAGIRSISLVVDISNYVMLELGQPLHFYDLDKLSGDIVVRRARSGERLRTLDDKERTLDAEDLLITDASGPIGIAGVMGGASTEVSDGTRDVLIESAHFDDVSIGRSRRRHRLPSEASKRFERGVDWQVADIAAQRAVELLLELAGGTVDDAATDVGRAPEPRVIDLAADFPARLIGREFSDEQITGALTDLGAAVESVDGGYQVTAPSWRTDLETREDLTEEIIRLVGYDTIPSTLPVAPPGRGLTRVQQQRRRLLNALAAAGLTEVLSYPFVGERANAVFGSPEEGAAAPSVRLANPLSAERGLLRRSLLPGLVELAKRNHSRGFRDLALFEAGAVFLPAGPLGTGSIPPLGIRPDDEVLDALYTGIPDQPQTVAALFTGHEAAPSAGVTPRAWDWADAVDVVRLMGQVTGVDVVVRQGSHQAFHPGRTAEFSLRSGEVLGYAGELHPKLIAAEDLPARTVALEVDVDLLFEAAADVIVARPLSTYPPATQDVALVVPADVVAGDVLEALRDGAGELLEDVSLFDVYTGQGIGEGRKSLAFALRFRAPDRTLTAEEASAARDAAVALTAERFGAVQR, from the coding sequence GTGAGAATCCCACTGTCGTGGCTGCGCGAATACGCAGCCGTCCCCGCGGACGCGACCGCGGAGGACGTCATGGCCGAGCTCGTGAAGGTGGGGCTGGAGGAGGAGGACGTCCACCGCCCCACCGACGAGCTGACCGGCCCGATCGTGGTGGGCCAGGTGCTCAGCCTCGTCAAGGAGCCGCAGTCCAACGGCAAGACCATCAACTGGTGCCAGGTCCGCGTGGTGCCGGAGGGCACCGGGCAGAGCCTCACCGGCGACGGCATCGAGCCCTCGGGAGTACAGGGCATCGTGTGCGGCGCCCACAACTTCGCCGAGGGCGACAAGGTGGTCGTGACCCTGCCCGGGGCCGTCCTGCCGGGCGACTTCCGGATCAGTCCCCGCAAGACCTACGGCCACGTATCCGCGGGCATGATCGCCTCGGTCCGCGAGCTCGGCATCGGCGACGACCACGACGGCATCCTCGTGCTCTCGACCCTGGGGCTGGACCCCGAGGTCGGCACGGACGCGATGGAGCTGCTCGGCCTGTACGACGAGGCCGCCGAGATCAACGTGACGCCGGACCGCGGCTACTGCTTCTCGATCCGGGGCGTGGCCCGCGAGTACGCACACGCCACCGGCACGGCGTTCACCGATCCGGCGGGTGCCGTGGTCGTGCCGACCGCCGCGGGCGCCGGGTACCCCGTGCGCCTCGAGGACACCGCCCCCATCTACGGCACGCCCGGCTGCGACCGGTTCGTGGCCCGGACGGTGCGCGGCGTCGACCCGACGCGGCCCACTCCGCCCTGGCTGTCCGCGCGCCTGCGGCTGGCCGGCATCCGCTCCATCTCCCTCGTGGTCGACATCTCCAACTACGTCATGCTCGAGCTCGGCCAGCCGCTGCACTTCTACGACCTCGACAAGCTCTCGGGCGACATCGTGGTGCGGCGGGCGCGCTCCGGCGAGCGACTGCGGACGCTCGACGACAAGGAACGCACGCTCGACGCCGAGGACCTCCTGATCACGGACGCCTCCGGCCCGATCGGCATCGCCGGCGTGATGGGCGGCGCCTCCACGGAGGTCTCCGACGGCACGCGCGACGTGCTGATCGAGTCCGCCCACTTCGACGACGTCAGCATCGGACGCTCGCGCCGCCGCCACCGGCTGCCGTCCGAGGCGTCCAAGCGCTTCGAGCGCGGCGTCGACTGGCAGGTCGCGGACATCGCCGCGCAGCGCGCCGTCGAACTCCTCCTCGAACTCGCGGGCGGAACCGTCGACGACGCCGCCACCGATGTGGGCCGGGCACCGGAGCCCCGCGTGATCGACCTCGCGGCCGACTTCCCGGCGCGCCTGATCGGACGCGAGTTCAGCGACGAGCAGATCACCGGTGCGCTCACCGACCTCGGTGCCGCCGTCGAGAGCGTCGACGGCGGTTACCAGGTCACCGCGCCGAGCTGGCGCACCGACCTCGAGACGCGGGAGGACCTGACCGAGGAGATCATCCGGCTCGTCGGCTACGACACCATCCCCTCCACCCTGCCGGTCGCGCCTCCGGGCCGCGGCCTGACGCGCGTGCAGCAGCAGCGCCGCCGGCTCCTGAACGCCCTCGCGGCGGCCGGGCTCACCGAGGTGCTGTCCTACCCGTTCGTGGGCGAACGCGCCAACGCCGTCTTCGGCAGCCCGGAGGAGGGAGCAGCCGCACCGTCGGTCCGGCTCGCCAACCCGCTCAGTGCCGAACGCGGCCTCCTCCGCCGGTCCCTCCTCCCGGGACTCGTCGAGCTCGCGAAGCGGAACCATTCACGGGGCTTCCGTGACCTCGCCCTGTTCGAGGCGGGGGCCGTCTTCCTGCCCGCCGGGCCGCTGGGTACCGGGTCCATCCCGCCGCTCGGGATCCGGCCGGACGACGAGGTGCTCGACGCCCTCTACACCGGTATCCCGGACCAGCCGCAGACCGTCGCCGCGCTGTTCACCGGCCACGAGGCCGCGCCGTCCGCCGGGGTGACGCCCCGGGCCTGGGACTGGGCCGACGCCGTGGACGTGGTGCGGCTCATGGGGCAGGTCACGGGCGTGGACGTCGTCGTCCGGCAGGGCAGCCACCAGGCGTTCCACCCGGGCCGTACCGCGGAGTTCTCCCTGCGGAGCGGCGAGGTGCTGGGATACGCCGGCGAGCTCCACCCGAAGCTGATCGCCGCCGAGGACCTGCCGGCACGCACAGTCGCTCTCGAGGTCGATGTGGACCTGCTGTTCGAGGCCGCGGCCGACGTCATCGTCGCCCGACCGCTCTCCACCTACCCGCCGGCCACGCAGGACGTCGCGCTCGTCGTGCCCGCCGACGTGGTGGCGGGCGACGTGCTCGAGGCGCTCCGGGACGGCGCCGGGGAGCTCCTCGAGGACGTCAGCCTGTTCGACGTCTACACGGGCCAGGGCATCGGGGAGGGTCGCAAGTCACTGGCGTTCGCCCTGCGGTTCAGGGCGCCCGACCGCACCCTGACGGCCGAGGAGGCGAGCGCCGCACGCGACGCCGCCGTGGCCCTCACCGCGGAGAGGTTCGGCGCCGTCCAGCGCTGA